The proteins below come from a single Aspergillus oryzae RIB40 DNA, chromosome 5 genomic window:
- a CDS encoding uncharacterized protein (predicted protein), whose amino-acid sequence MRPATSSTATSRRPMFPAIRAPKSPPAATRTTYVSRTASATSRAKGIIRSCQEVAAQTKIGVVRVVVRSHVVRSNSITSIDNRNAMAMLKPLEPVARWNQGTGYRVVNAIDDQYCCGNVVSIDNTSIECAVDRAFTVPIGTVMPGVAALANYTKSSTSSSSSPGSSSSGKSSSDASGDTPGDHNDQSARLAIGLGLGIPLGLIAGSALIWGAWERKQRSASMRELEGLKASLAAAGPPNVMGYNYQHGHGYAPVPAAPPTELGQYPVPVSELDSAGAKDSTRR is encoded by the coding sequence ATGCGACCTGCTACTTCGTCAACGGCAACATCGCGACGGCCGATGTTCCCTGCAATACGAGCGCCGAAATCACCACCTGCTGCAACAAGAACGACATATGTCTCTCGAACGGCCTCTGCTACCTCCAGAGCCAAGGGAATCATCCGGTCATGTCAAGAGGTAGCTGCACAGACCAAAATTGGGGTGGTGCGTGTAGTAGTGCGGAGCCATGTGGTACGTTCCAACTCGATAACCTCTATCGACAATCGTAATGCAATGGCTATGCTAAAACCACTTGAACCTGTAGCGCGCTGGAACCAGGGTACCGGCTACCGGGTGGTCAATGCGATCGATGACCAATATTGTTGTGGAAATGTTGTGAGCATCGACAACACCTCGATCGAATGTGCCGTCGACCGTGCCTTTACCGTCCCCATCGGAACAGTGATGCCTGGTGTTGCAGCGCTAGCCAACTACACTAAGAGCAGTACGAGCAGCAGTTCTTCACCAGGCTCATCGTCCTCGGGGAAGAGTAGCAGCGATGCTTCAGGAGATACCCCGGGCGATCATAACGATCAGTCGGCACGACTCGCCATCGGCTTAGGTCTGGGTATTCCTCTAGGTCTGATCGCCGGCTCGGCATTGATCTGGGGTGCATGGGAGCGGAAACAGAGGTCTGCTTCGATGCGAGAGCTGGAGGGGCTGAAGGCGAGTCTTGCTGCTGCCGGCCCACCAAACGTAATGGGGTACAATTACCAGCATGGTCATGGTTATGCTCCTGTCCCTGCGGCACCACCCACAGAGTTGGGCCAATACCCCGTCCCCGTATCGGAGCTGGACTCAGCCGGGGCTAAGGATTCGACAAGGAGATAG
- a CDS encoding glycosyl hydrolase family 79 C-terminal domain-containing protein (predicted protein): protein MTSLTSLITIVAFLPFAVSDISFKPNVTHTIGISPADVPRPGKRFVDATYQSFSIEFSFMADYAGNDSHPNLFSRQMLQNLYDISGAYPIIRVGGSTQNAAVYYPNQTEAIIAPFSSVAADQPSHSFLGPSWLESFRQFPNGTQYIYEVGNGLDQCVLEANAAHKAMGDSLYAFEIGNEVDGWGNDTHRPGDWTVQSYVDQWNEYATAISRNLTGKDAAKLFQGCAFQAPRHLNDRTDWNVQNAELDGMGSDKTKAVADHEYMGANCHYTGAGPTIETTLFDRTNMLSRVWYHDYLGNATASSGIDYVIGETNSISCQGAFNISDVMASAVWDVDYVMYLSSLKVSRVHFHMGTRYRYSPWQPIFYNDSAAHVKPLYYGNLFNAAVFAGGNKQTEVLVNETNFGAYAVYTSGKLDAIVAVNLNMWNSTFDPISRPYTALALPDGWNDAKVSRLTSPGVDIADNITFAGQYIDDQAQVVGRKTYDKVTGGKVLVGAGEAVLVHK from the exons ATGACTTCTCTTACAAGTCTGATTACTATTgtggcttttcttccatttGCAGTGTCTGATATATCCTTCAAGCCGAATGTCACCCATACGATAGGGATCTCGCCGGCCGATGTTCCGAGACCAGGGAAGCGATTTGTGGATGCAACCTATCAATCGTTTTCCATTGAGTTTTCGTTTATGGCAGACTACGCGGGAAATGATTC ACACCCCAATTTATTCTCGAGGCAAATGCTTCAGAATTTGTATGACATATCGGGGGCATATCCGATCATCCGGGTGGGCGGCAGCACTCAAAATGCTGCCGTATACTACCCAAATCAAACCGAGGCGATTATCGCCCCGTTCAGCTCTGTCGCTGCTGACCAGCCATCCCACTCATTTCTTGGCCCTTCATGGCTGGAATCATTTCGACAATTCCCTAACGGCACCCAATACATCTATG AGGTTGGCAATGGCCTTGATCAGTGCGTACTGGAAGCAAATGCTGCCCACAAGGCAATGGGCGACTCGTTATATGCATTTGAGATTGGGAACGAGGTGGATG GCTGGGGAAATGACACGCACAGGCCAGGTGATTGGACAGTCCAAAGCTACGTGGACCAATGGAACGAGTATGCGACGGCGATCAGTCGGAACCTGACTGGCAAGGATGCAGCGAAATTGTTTCAAGGATGTGCCTTTCAGGCACCTCGCCATCTCAACGACAGGACCGACTGGAATGTTCAAAATGCCGAGCTAGATGGTATGGGTTCGGACAAAACAAAGGCTGTTGCTGATCACGAG TATATGGGTGCTAACTGCCACTACACGGGTGCTGGGCCAACGATTGAGACCACCCTGTTCGATCGCACTAATATGCTTTCCCGTGTTTGGTACCATGATTATTTGGGCAATGCGACGGCTAGCTCGGGGATCGACTATGTTATTGGTGAAACCAACTCCATTTCTTGTCAGGGCGCTTTCAATATCTCAGATGTGATGGCATCTGCTGTCTGGGATGTTGACTATGTCATGTATCTTTCCTCACTCAAGGTCTCGCGTGTTCATTTCCACATGGGAACACGCTATCGCTACTCACCCTGGCAGCCTATTTTCTACAACGACAGTGCTGCTCATGTCAAACCACTTTACTACGGAAATCTGTTCAATGCTGCAGTGTTTGCCGGTGGAAACAAGCAGACGGAAGTTCTCGTCAATGAAACAAACTTTGGTGCATATGCGGTCTACACATCAGGAAAACTTGATGCTATTGTGGCGGTCAATCTCAACATGTGGAACTCAACATTCGATCCAATTTCCCGACCTTATACAGCGCTAGCCCTTCCAGATGGTTGGAACGATGCCAAGGTTTCCAGGCTGACAAGTCCTGGAGTCGATATTGCCGATAATATTACCTTTGCCGGGCAATATATTGACGATCAGGCCCAAGTTGTAGGGCGAAAAACATACGACAAGGTGACAGGTGGCAAGGTTCTAGTTGGGGCTGGTGAGGCAGTACTTGTCCACAAGTGA
- a CDS encoding SGNH/GDSL hydrolase family protein (predicted protein), producing MRVDRGMHHMVHLCIIGLALLACTLALPSPTEQQQTSTLVDGVPGLEARDAKPFALRIMPLGASITTGLKSSDKNGYRIWIREQLRHAGWEVNMVGSLKSGTMRDNDNEGWSGWIIDEVAKEAEKTIPKAPNLILINAGTNDAVRGVDVDRAGERMNVLLTRLYEGIPGTTIILSTLLSNADPKAQANVLKINEQYRNIAAARRKNGDKIVLAEMSDFIKVSELVDGTHPTDFGYKKMASVWWAAIQEAESAKFLSKPKDIVGWLNKGENKFEYKSQVKRTHGYDRANHVWADVDGMPLDGFSLWS from the exons ATGAGGGTCGATCGCGGCATGCATCACATGGTGCATCTTTGCATCATCGGTCTCGCGTTGCTCGCTTGTACTCTAGCCCTACCTTCACCTACCGAGCAGCAACAAACATCGACATTGGTTGACGGTGTCCCCGGCTTGGAAGCTCGTGATGCCAAGCCCTTTGCGCTCCGTATTATGCCCCTTGGGGCTTCCATCACGACCGGGCTGAAGTCAAGTGATAAGAATGGATACCGTATATGGATACGTGAACAGCTTCGCCATGCTGGATGGGAGGTGAACATGGTGGGGTCTCTCAAAAGTGGAACAATGAGAGACAAC GATAACGAGGGATGGAGTGGATGGATCATCGATGAGGTCGccaaagaagccgagaagacAATCCCAAAAGCCCCGAATCTGATTTTGATCAA TGCTGGCACCAACGATGCCGTGAGAGGCGTGGACGTCGATAGGGCGGGGGAGCGGATGAATGTGTTGCTCACTCGTCTGTATGAAGGTATTCCTGGAACGACCATCATTCTATCCACGTTGTTATCCAACGCAGACCCCAAGGCTCAGGCAAATGTCTTGAAGATCAATGAGCAATACCGCAATATCGCAGCTGCTCGCCGAAAGAATGGCGATAAGATCGTCCTAGCTGAGATGAGTGATTTTATCAAGGTCAGCGAGCTGGTCGATGGGACTCATCCAACTGATTTTGGATATAAGAAAATGGCCTCAGTTTGGTGGGCCGCGATTCAGGAAGCGGAATCAGCGAAATTTCTGTCGAAGCCCAAAGATATCG TTGGATGGTTGAACAAAGGCGAGAACAAGTTTGAGTACAAGAGCCAAGTCAAACGCACCCACGGATACGATCGTGCCAACCATGTTTGGGCCGATGTGGATGGTATGCCTCTTGATGGATTCTCACTCTGGTCATAA
- a CDS encoding Zn(II)2Cys6 transcription factor (predicted protein): MARSDTNNVLDAPGNRKLPELSVACSNCRNRKLRCSKETPACQHCRKTGSHCVYDPKRSKPGIKSGAIENIHRRLELQTRLTDSPLDRLEDFVLDRLGDDTPDGYNQRTRRNANESKECSVLSALARELQILNDKPSPGVADRPAKRQRVDDYAGPSRSSLPDVDRRLVLDLLNPDTIEDVLQTYFKCIHPWIPLIHENSLRRRLPDPKHRSKLDVLVRAMILVSARFIQRHEAVSDLSLAGLTTEQARSVVVSTSMDCLCVENLQALVICVFDDIGNGCGEKAWSLVGSLTRTVEYLKLTVEDEDCRGRTSISRPFISLSPPESWVEAEERRRVFWTVFNLDRFCSVAMGWNTSLTSDDVHRRLPCDGVYWRRDKPNVTAFFGIWDKSAVRIGNPIAFHPAHYVSPQSTMPNETPDQSPVDADGSASSPEDPLMEAAGAFAYRIEATESLSRVTTYFLQQKVDTHRPENVTSWLTRFKELDLRLVHWKMLLPKKWKAANPTNTTVSAYDTINQDGPPSSSGGRTGLDVDTTRQTVVMDPNLTLAHITHNASMILLHQPIAFPPHDWAFRSRLPSSCSAETCQQAAFEIATITEQYLKVCPATFPIYPQFSFCVYVAARLLLAYRIHYSGESTALYSGSDVDDRFWTLVRSLDEMSRRWNGNVIVMPETTTLTEDLAAKYASKLREMQDMCMQGLGYKINVLDYTQDIDHCNRKIDPIIEDQAPGSTPNDATRQSYLNLQTQSEHNSQGARKPVENQTNGNLINAAPAMALSCPVTSIQLPKNPNNQHQTMYGQEIYSPGGDQAPCDLGAISQVLLGHQFMDMDRIISFDNGMFSANLDQSW, translated from the exons ATGGCGAGATCTGACACCAATAATGTCCTCGATGCCCCAGGAAATAGAAAGCTCCCAGAGCTCTCGGTTGCCTGTAGTAACTGTCGCAACCGCAAACTGCGCTGTTCCAAGGAAACACCCGCATGTCAACACTGCCGCAAAACTG GAAGCCACTGCGTGTATGATCCCAAACGGTCGAAGCCGGGGATTAAATCCGGGGCTATTGAAAATATACATCGACGGCTAG AATTGCAGACGAGGCTCACGGATTCGCCACTAGATCGCCTAGAAGACTTTGTTCTCGACCGACTGGGAGACGATACGCCAGACGGGTACAATCAACGAACAAGGCGGAATGCAAACGAGTCCAAGGAATGTTCTGTTCTCTCTGCGCTGGCACGGGAACTTCAGATATTGAACGACAAGCCCTCACCCGGGGTCGCTGATCGCCCAGCTAAACGACAACGGGTGGACGACTACGCCGGCCCTTCTCGGTCTTCGCTGCCGGACGTCGATCGCCGTTTAGTACTTGATTTGCTCAACCCTGACACGATTGAAGATGTTTTGCAGACATACTTCAAGTGTATACACCCTTGGATCCCTCTCATCCACGAGAACAGCTTGCGCAGACGGCTCCCCGATCCAAAACACAGGTCAAAGCTTGACGTCTTGGTGCGAGCCATGATATTAGTATCTGCGAGATTCATCCAGCGGCACGAGGCCGTATCCGACCTCTCCCTGGCGGGTCTCACCACGGAGCAGGCCAGGAGTGTGGTTGTTTCGACTTCGATGGATTGCCTATGTGTGGAAAATCTCCAAGCCCTCGTAATTTGCGTCTTTGATGAT ATTGGAAATGGGTGTGGTGAAAAGGCATGGTCCCTGGTCGGATCGCTGACTAGGACGGTTGAGTATTTGAAACTGACggtcgaagatgaggacTGCCGAGGCCGTACATCAATTTCAAGGCCGTTTATCTCTCTGTCCCCTCCGGAGAGCTGGGTGGAGGCAGAAGAGCGACGTCGTGTGTTCTGGACCGTATTCAACCTGGACCGGTTCTGCTCGGTGGCAATGGGATGGAACACCAGTCTTACCTCGGACGATGTGCACCGCCGTCTTCCTTGCGATGGAGTCTATTGGAGAAGAGATAAACCTAATGTTACGGCCTTTTTTGGCATCTGGGACAAGTCAGCAGTGCGAATAGGGAATCCCATTGCCTTTCATCCGGCCCATTACGTGTCTCCACAAAGTACGATGCCTAATGAGACCCCAGACCAGAGTCCAGTCGACGCCGATGGTTCTGCTTCATCGCCGGAAGATCCCCTGATGGAGGCTGCTGGGGCTTTCGCCTACCGTATCGAGGCAACCGAGTCGCTGAGCCGTGTCACGACGTACTTCCTTCAGCAAAAGGTCGACACGCACCGTCCAGAGAACGTCACCAGCTGGCTCACACGGTTCAAAGAACTCGACCTGCGCCTTGTCCACTGGAAGATGCTCCTCCCGAAGAAGTGGAAAGCCGCGAACCCGACCAACACAACCGTCAGCGCCTACGACACGATCAATCAGGACGGCCCACCCAGCagcagtggaggaagaacgGGGCTGGATGTCGATACGACACGGCAAACAGTAGTGATGGATCCAAATCTTACATTGGCACACATCACCCACAATGCCTCCATGATTCTCTTACATCAGCCTATCGCGTTTCCACCCCACGACTGGGCTTTCCGCAGCCGATTACCCAGCAGTTGCTCTGCAGAGACCTGTCAACAAGCGGCGTTTGAGATCGCCACCATTACCGAACAATATCTTAAAGTGTGCCCGGCAACCTTCCCCATCTATCCCCAGTTTTCATTTTGCGTATATGTGGCAGCCCGACTCCTGCTCGCCTACAGAATCCATTATAGCGGAGAAAGCACTGCTCTGTACTCCGGATCGGATGTCGATGACCGGTTCTGGACCTTAGTCCGAAGTCTAGATGAGATGTCGCGCCGATGGAACGGCAACGTTATAGTCATGCCAGAGACCACAACTTTAACCGAGGACCTGGCAGCAAAATATGCGTCAAAGCTGAGGGAGATGCAGGATATGTGCATGCAGGGCCTAGGCTACAAAATAAATGTCCTGGATTACACGCAAGATATTGACCACTGTAACAGGAAGATCGACCCTATTATAGAGGATCAAGCACCTGGGTCAACTCCAAATGACGCGACTCGACAGTCATATCTAAACCTGCAGACACAGTCAGAACACAACTCCCAGGGTGCCAGAAAGCCCGTGGAGAACCAGACGAATGGGAACCTCATCAACGCGGCACCGGCCATGGCACTATCCTGCCCTGTAACCTCGATACAGCTCCCCAAAAATCCTAACAACCAGCATCAGACGATGTACGGGCAAGAAATCTACTCCCCAGGGGGGGATCAAGCTCCCTGCGACCTGGGTGCTATTTCACAAGTATTGCTGGGCCATCAATTCATGGATATGGACCGGATCATCAGTTTCGATAACGGAATGTTCAGTGCCAATCTAGACCAATCTTGGTGA
- a CDS encoding uncharacterized protein (predicted protein), which produces MLCNLDLLFYAAAHSSSRHLAEIATVHARTMIRTHLRPEPHLSQSTFGRYQGQLYSTNHVTCIDPKTGDIKRRLTAQGYGDGSTWARGQAWAILGYAQTYMWTGDKEFLDVACGTAEYFLHRLETHPVVWGLGGGKMHYTSPPWDFDAPMEENEGQGVVRDSSAAAIAANGLLVLTQALIAKRHRLQRDFLMRQCS; this is translated from the coding sequence atgttgtGCAACCTGGACCTACTCTTCTACGCCGCCGCCCATAGCTCTTCCAGACATCTCGCGGAGATCGCCACCGTCCATGCCCGGACCATGATACGCACCCATCTGCGTCCAGAGCCGCATCTCTCTCAATCCACGTTCGGAAGATATCAAGGCCAGCTATACTCAACCAACCACGTCACATGTATCGACCCGAAGACGGGAGACATCAAACGTCGTCTGACGGCGCAGGGGTACGGAGACGGTTCTACCTGGGCTCGTGGTCAGGCCTGGGCAATACTAGGGTATGCACAGACCTACATGTGGACTGGGGACAAGGAGTTCCTGGACGTGGCGTGCGGCACGGCAGAGTATTTTCTGCATCGGTTGGAGACGCACCCTGTTGTGTGGGGACTTGGAGGTGGAAAGATGCACTACACTTCCCCACCATGGGACTTTGATGCTCcgatggaggagaatgagggCCAGGGAGTTGTGCGGGATTCCAGCGCGGCAGCGATCGCGGCGAATGGGTTGCTCGTGCTGACACAGGCGCTGATTGCGAAGAGACATCGCTTGCAACGAGATTTTTTGATGCGGCAGTGCAGTTGA
- a CDS encoding uncharacterized protein (predicted protein), with amino-acid sequence MYSMMAEIWTNAGFENAGLVLRYSHKGDDNIEFGEDAGMTIGAGFASIMGAFFLTPMAGVAAGAMTIGAGAVAALGGPTPADLKFNTYADLGRKSAAMHDAMTKSLDTFYNSLFFKKPPTDPNWVTSPNALPRILNTGNFASHKSVVAPTDEETRKYSMVPEKDGLVKYVVAPLINMLWEKDLYFIVKIDNNSIRSSDGRKYHPCDKNGDMSENTDTTDRKWCNPDGTAFFFYRLGSNDHVPKGMDKLPDDYGFNGYDVARSSYLVQRTTNEWQSKVNTDSYFSWVPQTSGTDIPAWQMMRWNLPVCDLAEYGVEEDCGSGLLWDVAMLSHITPIGQG; translated from the exons ATGTATAGTATGATGGCCGAAATCTGGACGAATGCAGGTTTCGAAAACGCAGGCCTAGTTCTCCGGTACTCACACAAGGGGGATGACAACATCGAGTTTGGAGAAGACGCGGGAATGACTATTGGCGCAGGATTTGCCAGTATCATGggtgctttcttcttgacaCCCATGGCAGGTGTCGCCGCAGGCGCGATGACCATTGGAGCCGGCGCCGTGGCCGCACTGGGTGGACCAACTCCAGCCGACCTGAAGTTTAACACATATGCAGATCTTGGAAGGAAGTCAGCGGCGATGCACGATGCTATGACCAAGAGCTTGGACACCTTTTATAACAGTCTATTTTTCAAGAAGCCCCCCACAGATCCCAATTGGGTAACCAGCCCTAATGCCCTCCCGCGCATCCTCAACACGGGGAACTTTGCCTCCCATAAAAGTGTTGTCGCGCCGACGGATGAGGAGACGAGGAAGTATTCCATGGTTCCGGAGAAGGATGGGCTTGTTAAGTATGTTGTCGCCCCACTGATCAACATGCTGTGGGAAAAGGACCTGTACTTTATTGTCAAGATAGACAACAACTCAATCCGAAGCTCTGACGGGCGGAAGTACCACCCCTGCGACAAGAACGGAGACATGAGCGAGAACACAGACACCACCGATAGGAAATGGTGCAATCCAGATGGCACGGCGTTTTTCTTT TATCGTCTAGGGTCCAATGACCATGTCCCCAAGGGTATGGACAAATTGCCAGATGACTACGGCTTCAACGGATACGATGTTGCACGCTCCTCCTACCTTGTTCAACGAACGACAAATGAGTGGCAGTCCAAGGTCAACACGGACTCATACTTCAGCTGGGTTCCCCAAACATCTGGTACTGACATCCCTGCATGGCAAATGATGCGGTGGAACCTGCCGGTGTGTGATCTTGCGGAGTatggcgttgaagaagactgTGGCTCTGGGCTTTTGTGGGATGTG GCTATGCTTTCACACATAACTCCCATCGGCCAAGGGTAA